A portion of the Rahnella variigena genome contains these proteins:
- a CDS encoding ABC transporter permease yields MPALKPASILGLLVLSLFIVIAIFAPWLAPHAPDQTLGMSWDLPGPNALLGTDNLGRDLLSRLIWGTRVSLGVTALAALVAFIVGCTLGFIAGLHGGWLDQVISRCNDIVMAIPTLILALIVLAVLPKTILVLTLVLGLLESTRVLRVARSLAVDIGVMEFVDVARLRGESLGWILWRVILPNALQTLIAEFGLRFIFILLFLSALSFLGLGVQPPTADWGGLARDNKDGILFGVWAALIPGGAIAVLALAVNAVADWLMSGQRRVWGKKA; encoded by the coding sequence ATGCCTGCATTAAAACCTGCTTCGATTCTCGGCCTGCTGGTGCTGAGTCTGTTTATTGTTATCGCCATTTTTGCTCCGTGGCTGGCGCCTCATGCACCGGATCAGACGCTCGGCATGTCGTGGGATTTACCGGGACCCAACGCACTTCTTGGCACCGATAATCTCGGACGTGATCTGCTTTCCCGGCTGATCTGGGGCACACGCGTTTCCCTGGGCGTGACCGCGCTGGCGGCGCTGGTGGCGTTTATCGTCGGCTGTACGCTGGGCTTTATCGCCGGACTGCACGGTGGCTGGCTGGATCAGGTGATTTCCCGCTGCAACGATATCGTGATGGCGATCCCGACGCTGATCCTGGCACTGATCGTGCTGGCTGTGTTACCTAAAACCATTCTGGTGCTGACGCTGGTGCTCGGTTTACTGGAATCTACCCGTGTACTGCGTGTGGCACGTTCTCTCGCGGTGGATATCGGCGTGATGGAATTTGTCGATGTGGCGCGTCTGCGCGGCGAAAGCCTCGGCTGGATCCTGTGGCGGGTCATTTTACCGAATGCATTACAGACGTTAATTGCCGAATTCGGCCTGCGTTTTATCTTCATTTTGCTGTTCCTTTCCGCGCTGTCTTTCCTCGGTTTAGGCGTTCAGCCACCGACCGCCGACTGGGGCGGACTGGCACGCGATAACAAAGACGGCATTCTGTTTGGTGTCTGGGCGGCATTAATTCCAGGCGGTGCCATTGCCGTGCTGGCGCTGGCGGTCAACGCAGTGGCGGACTGGCTGATGAGCGGTCAGCGTCGCGTCTGGGGGAAAAAAGCATGA
- a CDS encoding methyl-accepting chemotaxis protein yields the protein MFKAINNMRVGARLGAAFSLVILLLIIVSVTAVTKISSINSTIEQIVSDRYVKVRLAFDVRDGVNDQIKYLRGIVIDTKNPEQNKKRYLQLDDTVKQTNLAMDKIAAIQTTVTGKQKIKALQDASDTFEAAKEQLVNLARAGDMDGATEFVLRKLTTSQNAYLDLATAFADSQDQQLQSEGKTAIADGATAIQLTLIFSALAILVAATLGFFLTRSITRPLNTAVKVAENVAAGDLTTQIHVSSNDETGQLMQGLKNMNENLLKIVTEVRAGTNAIHSASGEIAAGNLDLSSRTEQQASSLEETASAMEQMTATVKQNADNARQANQLAAQASRVAVQGGEVVGEVVHTMEGINASSRKIVDIIAVIDGIAFQTNILALNAAVEAARAGEQGRGFAVVASEVRNLAQRSASAAKEIKVLIDDSVAKVDNGTQLVAKAGSTMAEVVSSVKSVTDIVGEIAIASNEQSTGIEEINKAITQMDEVTQQNAALVQEASSAAYSLNEQAERLSQAISIFKVSAGSATAAVRKAAHAKTPALLSNRQPVPAVEEGNWETF from the coding sequence ATGTTTAAAGCGATCAACAATATGCGTGTCGGTGCCCGTCTGGGTGCGGCATTTAGTCTGGTGATACTGCTGCTGATCATCGTCAGCGTAACGGCAGTGACGAAAATAAGCAGTATTAACAGCACTATCGAACAAATAGTCAGCGACCGTTATGTCAAAGTGCGGCTGGCATTTGATGTCCGTGACGGGGTGAACGATCAGATTAAATATCTTCGCGGTATTGTCATCGATACCAAAAATCCTGAGCAAAATAAAAAACGTTATTTACAGCTTGATGACACCGTTAAACAAACTAATTTAGCGATGGATAAAATCGCCGCTATCCAGACGACGGTGACAGGCAAACAAAAGATTAAAGCGTTGCAGGATGCCAGTGACACCTTTGAAGCCGCGAAAGAACAACTGGTCAATTTAGCGCGTGCCGGGGATATGGACGGCGCGACGGAATTCGTTCTGCGCAAACTGACTACGTCACAAAATGCTTATCTGGATCTGGCAACGGCGTTTGCCGACTCGCAGGATCAGCAGTTACAGAGCGAAGGCAAAACGGCGATTGCCGATGGCGCAACGGCGATTCAGCTGACACTGATTTTCTCCGCGCTGGCGATTCTGGTGGCGGCCACGCTGGGCTTTTTCCTCACCCGTTCTATCACCCGTCCGCTGAATACTGCCGTAAAAGTGGCAGAAAACGTCGCGGCAGGGGATCTGACCACGCAAATCCACGTGAGTTCAAACGATGAAACCGGTCAGCTCATGCAGGGGTTGAAAAACATGAACGAAAACCTGCTGAAGATTGTGACCGAAGTGCGTGCGGGTACCAACGCGATCCACAGCGCCTCGGGTGAAATCGCGGCCGGAAACCTGGATTTGTCTTCACGCACCGAACAGCAGGCCAGTTCGCTGGAAGAAACGGCCTCGGCCATGGAGCAGATGACCGCGACTGTGAAGCAGAATGCCGATAACGCGCGTCAGGCCAATCAGCTGGCGGCGCAGGCTTCCCGCGTGGCTGTGCAGGGCGGAGAAGTGGTGGGCGAAGTGGTTCACACCATGGAAGGCATCAACGCGTCTTCACGCAAAATCGTCGATATCATTGCCGTAATTGACGGCATTGCGTTCCAGACCAATATTCTGGCGCTGAATGCTGCGGTTGAAGCCGCGCGCGCCGGTGAGCAGGGGCGCGGTTTTGCGGTAGTGGCCTCTGAGGTGCGGAATCTGGCGCAACGATCTGCCAGTGCTGCGAAAGAGATCAAAGTGCTGATTGACGATTCTGTAGCGAAAGTGGATAACGGCACGCAACTGGTCGCCAAAGCCGGTTCGACGATGGCGGAAGTGGTGTCCAGCGTGAAAAGCGTGACCGACATTGTGGGCGAAATCGCTATCGCCAGTAACGAACAAAGCACCGGCATTGAGGAAATTAATAAAGCCATTACGCAGATGGATGAAGTGACGCAGCAGAACGCCGCACTGGTTCAGGAAGCGTCGTCGGCAGCGTATTCTCTCAATGAGCAGGCGGAGCGTTTATCACAAGCCATCAGCATCTTTAAAGTCAGCGCAGGTTCTGCGACGGCGGCGGTGCGTAAGGCTGCTCACGCGAAAACACCGGCCTTGTTGTCAAACCGCCAGCCGGTTCCTGCCGTTGAAGAAGGTAACTGGGAAACTTTTTAA
- the blaRAHN gene encoding RAHN family extended-spectrum class A beta-lactamase: MMKNTLRKTVLMAAAVVPMLAFSAPSWAQTATKMTSVQQQLTALEKESGGRLGVMLIDTADNSQIAYRADERFAMCSTSKFMAASAILKESEVKKNLLTQHVALKKSDLVNYNPITEKHLNEGMTIGELAAAALQYSDNTAMNKLIEHLGGPHKVTDYARTLGDNTFRLDRTEPTLNTAIPGDERDTTSPRAMALSLQHATLGSALAEPQRAQLVEWMKGNTTGAMSIRAGLPATWIVGDKTGSGDYGTTNDIAVIWPENKAPLVLVTYFTQPEKDAKSRRDVLASAAKIVTQGY; this comes from the coding sequence ATGATGAAAAATACCCTGCGTAAAACCGTGCTGATGGCAGCGGCTGTGGTGCCAATGCTCGCATTCAGCGCGCCGTCATGGGCGCAAACTGCGACGAAAATGACGTCAGTTCAGCAACAGCTGACGGCGTTGGAAAAAGAAAGCGGCGGACGTCTTGGCGTGATGCTGATTGATACGGCGGACAACTCGCAAATTGCTTATCGTGCGGATGAACGTTTTGCGATGTGCAGCACCAGTAAGTTCATGGCGGCTTCGGCGATCCTGAAAGAGAGCGAAGTGAAGAAAAATCTCCTTACTCAGCATGTCGCGTTGAAAAAATCGGATCTGGTGAATTACAACCCGATTACCGAAAAGCATCTCAACGAGGGTATGACGATTGGCGAACTGGCGGCAGCGGCCTTGCAATACAGTGATAACACCGCCATGAATAAGCTTATCGAACATCTCGGCGGGCCACACAAAGTCACCGATTATGCACGTACGCTGGGCGACAACACTTTCCGTCTGGATCGCACCGAACCGACGCTGAACACCGCCATTCCGGGCGATGAGCGCGACACCACGTCACCGCGTGCGATGGCGCTGAGCCTGCAACACGCGACGCTGGGCTCCGCGCTGGCGGAACCGCAGCGCGCACAACTGGTGGAATGGATGAAAGGGAATACCACCGGCGCGATGAGCATCCGCGCAGGATTACCGGCGACCTGGATTGTCGGCGATAAAACCGGCAGCGGCGATTACGGCACGACCAATGATATCGCAGTGATCTGGCCTGAAAACAAAGCGCCGCTGGTGCTGGTAACGTATTTCACCCAACCGGAAAAAGATGCAAAATCTCGTCGTGATGTGCTCGCCAGTGCGGCCAAGATAGTGACGCAGGGTTATTGA
- a CDS encoding diaminobutyrate--2-oxoglutarate transaminase, producing MMTDKVRIDSLGANSLNGNNETYLARQAEFESNVRSYPRKLPLAIAKANGVWITDVENNQYLDCLAGAGTLALGHNHPDVLQSIQNVITSGLPLHTLDLTTPLKDQFSEYLLSVLPQQGKEYCLQFTGPSGADAVEAAMKLAKKVTGRTGIISFSGGYHGMTHATLAVTGNLSPKEAVNGMMPEVQFMPYPHQYRCPLGIGGDAGVKALTYYFENLINDVESGVRKPAAVILEAVQGEGGVNPAPAEWLQRIRKVTQEHGILLILDEVQAGFCRTGKQFAFEHAGIEPDIIVMSKAVGGGLPLAVLGIKKEFDAWAPGHHTGTFRGNQLAMATGLTTLKILKEEKIAEKVAAQGEWLKGKLAEMQKRYPVIGHVRGLGLMIGIEIVKPNEAQDHMGCYPADGELSALLQKKCFEAGLILERGGRNGCVLRLLPSLLITNDELGIFLDKFEQALLAAGVKPV from the coding sequence ATGATGACGGATAAAGTCCGTATTGACAGTTTAGGTGCGAATTCATTAAACGGAAACAATGAAACCTATTTGGCGAGACAAGCTGAATTTGAATCGAATGTTCGGAGCTATCCTCGTAAATTGCCTCTGGCAATCGCGAAAGCCAATGGCGTGTGGATCACTGATGTTGAGAATAATCAATATCTTGATTGCCTGGCAGGCGCGGGTACGCTGGCTCTGGGACATAATCATCCTGACGTGCTGCAAAGCATCCAAAATGTCATTACCAGCGGCTTGCCGTTACATACACTGGATCTGACAACACCGTTGAAAGATCAGTTCTCCGAATATCTGCTTTCTGTGTTGCCACAACAGGGCAAAGAATATTGCCTGCAGTTCACCGGCCCGTCCGGTGCTGATGCTGTTGAAGCGGCAATGAAACTGGCTAAGAAAGTCACTGGCCGTACCGGTATCATCAGTTTCTCTGGTGGCTACCACGGCATGACGCACGCCACGCTGGCGGTGACCGGTAACCTGTCTCCGAAAGAAGCGGTTAACGGCATGATGCCGGAAGTGCAGTTTATGCCTTATCCGCACCAGTACCGCTGCCCGCTGGGCATTGGCGGTGACGCTGGCGTCAAAGCATTAACTTACTACTTCGAAAACCTGATCAACGACGTGGAAAGCGGCGTGCGCAAACCAGCGGCTGTGATCCTGGAAGCCGTTCAGGGCGAAGGCGGCGTGAACCCGGCTCCGGCTGAGTGGTTGCAGCGCATCCGTAAAGTAACTCAGGAACACGGCATTCTGCTGATCCTCGATGAAGTTCAGGCGGGTTTCTGCCGTACCGGCAAGCAGTTCGCCTTCGAACACGCAGGTATTGAGCCGGACATCATTGTGATGTCTAAAGCGGTGGGCGGTGGTCTGCCACTGGCTGTTCTGGGTATCAAAAAAGAGTTCGACGCCTGGGCGCCGGGTCACCACACCGGGACCTTCCGCGGCAACCAGCTGGCGATGGCGACCGGCCTGACCACGCTGAAAATCCTGAAAGAAGAAAAAATTGCCGAGAAAGTGGCTGCACAGGGCGAGTGGCTGAAAGGCAAACTGGCTGAGATGCAGAAACGTTATCCGGTAATTGGTCACGTGCGCGGTCTGGGTCTGATGATCGGTATCGAGATCGTGAAACCGAACGAAGCGCAGGATCATATGGGTTGCTACCCGGCTGACGGCGAGCTTTCTGCCCTGTTGCAGAAAAAATGCTTCGAAGCAGGCCTGATCCTCGAACGCGGTGGCCGTAATGGTTGCGTTCTTCGCCTGTTGCCTTCCCTGCTGATCACCAATGATGAGCTTGGTATTTTCCTCGATAAGTTTGAGCAGGCGCTGTTAGCGGCTGGCGTCAAGCCTGTCTGA
- a CDS encoding pyridoxal phosphate-dependent decarboxylase family protein, producing MSELNPILAGSAQSTEAYQQAIAQSSEAVVQWLQQPEMYQGKTVAELRERIKLDFNPNGLGNQAAIERAIEYFLKDSLSVHHPQCVAHLHCPSLVVSQAAEVLINATNQSMDSWDQSPSATIIEMKLIEWLRTQVGYQAGDAGVFTSGGTQSNLMGLMLARDAFFARQGHSIQQDGLVGNLRKVKVLCSENAHFSVQKNMALLGLGYQCVTLVKTDEFARMDLNDLRDKVAQAQANGDQILAIVATAGTTDAGAIDPLRAIAELAAEHQIWVHVDAAWGGALLLSEKYRDYLDGIQLVDSITLDFHKQFFQTISCGAFLLKEERHYELMRYQAAYLNSEFDEAAGVPNLVSKSLQTTRRFDALKLWMGLEALGQKQYAAIIDHGVTMAQEVAQYVTSEAALELVMKPQLASVLFRYRPEQLAGSSDAAIALLNQKIGDALLESGRANVGVTEHSGVTCLKLTLLNPTVTLEDVKVLLALVEKTAQQLLNQ from the coding sequence ATGTCCGAGTTAAACCCGATTCTGGCAGGTTCAGCGCAAAGCACTGAAGCCTATCAGCAAGCCATTGCGCAGAGCAGTGAAGCTGTTGTGCAGTGGCTGCAACAACCTGAGATGTATCAGGGCAAAACCGTTGCTGAGCTGCGTGAACGTATCAAACTGGACTTCAATCCAAACGGCCTGGGTAATCAGGCCGCGATTGAACGCGCCATTGAATACTTTTTAAAAGACAGCCTGTCTGTACATCATCCGCAGTGTGTTGCGCATCTGCATTGCCCGAGTCTGGTCGTCAGCCAGGCCGCGGAAGTGCTGATCAACGCCACTAACCAGAGCATGGACTCCTGGGATCAAAGCCCGTCAGCGACCATCATTGAGATGAAACTGATCGAATGGCTGCGTACTCAGGTTGGCTATCAGGCTGGCGACGCGGGCGTGTTCACCAGCGGCGGCACCCAGAGCAATCTGATGGGGCTGATGCTGGCGCGTGATGCCTTCTTTGCCCGTCAGGGTCATTCCATTCAGCAGGATGGTCTGGTCGGTAATCTGCGTAAAGTTAAAGTGTTATGTTCTGAAAACGCGCATTTCTCTGTGCAGAAGAACATGGCATTGCTCGGTCTGGGTTATCAGTGCGTGACGCTGGTGAAAACCGACGAGTTCGCGCGTATGGATCTCAACGATCTGCGCGATAAAGTCGCACAGGCGCAGGCCAATGGCGATCAGATACTCGCGATCGTGGCGACCGCCGGGACCACCGACGCCGGTGCTATCGACCCGCTGCGCGCCATTGCTGAACTGGCCGCTGAGCATCAGATTTGGGTTCATGTGGATGCGGCGTGGGGCGGTGCTCTGTTGCTGTCCGAAAAATACCGCGACTATCTGGACGGCATCCAGTTAGTGGATTCCATCACTCTGGACTTCCACAAACAGTTCTTCCAGACCATCAGCTGTGGCGCGTTCCTGCTTAAAGAAGAACGTCATTACGAGCTGATGCGCTATCAGGCGGCTTATCTGAACTCTGAGTTCGACGAAGCTGCTGGTGTGCCAAATCTGGTGTCCAAATCGCTGCAAACCACCCGCCGTTTCGATGCACTGAAACTGTGGATGGGTCTTGAAGCGTTAGGGCAGAAACAGTATGCCGCCATCATCGATCACGGTGTGACGATGGCTCAGGAAGTCGCGCAGTATGTGACTTCTGAAGCCGCGCTGGAACTGGTGATGAAGCCTCAGCTGGCGAGCGTGCTGTTCCGTTATCGTCCTGAGCAACTGGCGGGCAGCAGCGATGCGGCTATCGCGTTGCTGAACCAGAAAATCGGCGATGCGCTGCTGGAATCTGGTCGCGCCAACGTAGGCGTTACTGAGCATAGCGGCGTGACCTGTCTCAAGCTGACTCTGCTGAACCCGACAGTAACGCTGGAAGACGTAAAAGTTCTGCTGGCGCTGGTTGAGAAAACCGCACAGCAACTGCTGAACCAGTAA
- a CDS encoding ABC transporter ATP-binding protein: MNEQLLNVENLCVVSQGKSPRTLVDNVSFTVRRGEVLGLIGESGAGKSTIGLAILGHCRQGMRIQSGKIAFSGQDLTQLSDRQLRQVRGRQIAYVAQSAGAAFNPAITLGEQVIEAALKHNIFNRQQAQARAIELFEQLGLPEPQQFYQRYPHQVSGGQLQRAMIAMALCAGPELLIFDEPTTALDVTTQLGVLKAISDVIRLSGVAAIYISHDLAVVAQISHHIMVLQHGKMVEHAPTAQLLAEPQQDYTRRLLQAQGKTKTPQTGDAPLMLTISNISARYHAQPVLQNISLSLPRGRTLAVIGESGSGKSTLGKVICGLLVPESGDVSLEQTLLPAGLRQRSRVQLRDVQMIHQIPDTALNPKERIGGQISRVLACFTTLNRSEREARVKALLAQVGLNAELAERFPDALSGGQKQRVCIARALAAEPKVIVCDEPTSALDPLVARDVLALLRQIQQDTGISYLFITHDLQVVREVADDVAVLKQGVIVRQGPVSSTLAEPLDDYTRELLHSVPEIRVGWLEEMFAN; encoded by the coding sequence ATGAATGAACAGTTACTGAACGTTGAAAACTTGTGTGTGGTTTCGCAGGGAAAAAGTCCGCGCACGCTGGTGGATAATGTCTCTTTTACCGTCAGACGCGGCGAAGTGCTCGGACTGATTGGTGAATCAGGTGCGGGCAAATCGACCATCGGACTGGCAATCCTCGGGCATTGCCGTCAGGGGATGCGCATTCAGTCAGGCAAGATTGCCTTCAGCGGGCAGGACCTGACGCAGCTTTCTGACCGACAGTTGCGTCAGGTGCGCGGCAGGCAAATTGCCTATGTGGCGCAATCTGCCGGTGCGGCGTTTAATCCGGCGATAACGCTCGGCGAGCAGGTGATTGAAGCAGCGCTGAAACACAATATTTTTAACCGCCAGCAGGCGCAGGCGAGGGCAATTGAGCTGTTCGAACAGCTTGGTTTGCCGGAGCCGCAGCAGTTTTATCAGCGCTATCCGCATCAGGTTTCCGGTGGCCAGTTACAGCGGGCGATGATTGCGATGGCACTTTGCGCGGGGCCGGAACTGCTGATTTTCGATGAGCCGACGACGGCACTGGATGTTACCACGCAGCTCGGCGTGCTAAAGGCTATCAGCGATGTCATTCGTCTTTCCGGCGTGGCGGCGATTTATATCAGCCATGATCTGGCGGTGGTCGCGCAGATAAGCCATCACATTATGGTATTGCAGCATGGCAAAATGGTGGAGCACGCGCCGACGGCACAACTGCTGGCTGAGCCTCAGCAGGATTACACCCGCCGCCTGTTACAGGCGCAGGGCAAGACCAAAACACCGCAAACCGGCGACGCGCCGCTGATGCTGACGATCAGTAATATCAGCGCCCGCTATCATGCGCAGCCGGTGCTGCAAAACATCTCACTCAGTTTGCCGCGTGGCCGCACGCTGGCGGTCATTGGTGAATCGGGTTCAGGCAAATCGACCCTCGGAAAAGTGATTTGCGGATTACTGGTGCCGGAATCAGGAGATGTCAGCCTGGAGCAGACCTTACTTCCCGCCGGACTGCGTCAGCGCAGCCGCGTGCAATTGCGCGATGTACAGATGATCCATCAGATCCCTGATACGGCGCTTAACCCGAAAGAGCGTATCGGCGGCCAGATTTCGCGCGTGCTGGCGTGTTTTACCACGCTGAACCGCAGTGAGCGTGAGGCACGGGTAAAAGCTTTGCTGGCGCAAGTCGGGCTTAATGCTGAACTGGCAGAGCGTTTTCCTGATGCGCTTTCCGGCGGTCAGAAACAGCGCGTTTGTATCGCGCGGGCACTGGCGGCTGAACCCAAAGTTATCGTTTGTGATGAGCCCACCTCGGCACTCGACCCGTTAGTCGCCCGCGATGTGCTGGCATTACTGCGCCAGATCCAGCAAGACACCGGCATTTCTTACCTGTTCATCACTCACGACTTGCAGGTGGTGCGGGAAGTCGCCGATGACGTCGCGGTGCTAAAACAGGGCGTGATTGTGCGCCAGGGCCCGGTCAGCTCCACTTTGGCCGAACCGCTGGACGATTACACCCGCGAATTGCTGCACTCCGTACCTGAGATTCGGGTCGGCTGGCTGGAAGAAATGTTTGCTAATTAA
- a CDS encoding aldo/keto reductase translates to MQKRLLGKSGLEVSSLGLGCMGLSHGYGPATGTKQAVELIRAAVERGVTFFDTAEVYGPYLNEEVVGEALAPVRDKVVIATKFGFTFGDDNKQQILNSRPEHIRQAVEGSLKRLKTDVIDLLYQHRVDPEVPIEDVAGTVKDLISEGKVKHFGLSEAGAQTIRRAHAVQPVTALQSEYSMWWREPEQEIIPTLEELGIGFVPFSPLGKGFLTGSITADSTFGSDDFRSLVPRFSPQALAANQQLITVIHQIAQDKKVTPAQIALAWLLAQKPWIVPIPGTTKLHRLEENLGAAEVTLSDAELRTIATALETVKVQGDRYPASLMARVGR, encoded by the coding sequence ATGCAAAAACGTCTGCTGGGAAAATCCGGCCTTGAAGTCTCATCACTCGGTTTGGGTTGTATGGGTCTGAGCCATGGATACGGGCCTGCCACGGGGACCAAACAGGCGGTTGAACTGATCCGCGCTGCGGTCGAACGGGGCGTTACTTTCTTTGATACCGCTGAAGTTTATGGCCCTTATCTCAATGAAGAAGTGGTTGGCGAGGCGCTGGCACCGGTTCGTGACAAAGTGGTGATCGCGACAAAATTTGGTTTCACTTTCGGCGATGATAATAAGCAGCAAATCCTTAACAGCCGCCCGGAACATATCCGCCAGGCCGTTGAAGGCTCGCTGAAGCGTCTGAAAACCGACGTTATCGACCTGCTCTATCAGCACCGTGTTGACCCGGAAGTACCGATTGAAGACGTCGCCGGTACGGTGAAAGACCTGATCAGCGAAGGTAAGGTGAAGCATTTCGGACTGTCCGAAGCGGGTGCGCAGACAATCCGCCGTGCGCACGCGGTACAACCGGTGACCGCACTGCAAAGTGAATATTCGATGTGGTGGCGTGAGCCGGAGCAGGAAATCATCCCCACGCTGGAAGAACTGGGCATCGGCTTTGTGCCATTCAGTCCGCTCGGTAAAGGTTTCCTGACCGGTTCCATCACTGCTGATTCAACGTTCGGCAGTGATGATTTCCGGAGCCTTGTGCCACGTTTTTCTCCGCAAGCACTGGCGGCCAATCAGCAGTTGATCACAGTTATTCACCAGATTGCTCAGGACAAAAAAGTGACGCCCGCGCAGATAGCGTTAGCCTGGCTGCTGGCACAGAAACCGTGGATAGTGCCGATCCCGGGAACCACTAAACTGCACCGTCTGGAAGAAAATCTCGGCGCTGCTGAGGTCACGCTGTCAGACGCCGAACTGCGCACCATAGCCACCGCACTGGAGACCGTGAAAGTTCAGGGCGACCGTTATCCGGCTTCACTGATGGCACGCGTTGGCCGTTAA
- a CDS encoding ABC transporter permease, which produces MVLVRLFYGVLVVLAVSVLIFAGVQLLPGNAATAILGQSATPDAIRELNLQLGLDKPAVSRYLSWLFGVLHGDFGTSFSTREAISGPLFTRLGNTLFLAGCTAAIAVPLALLIGFISVRYHGSVIDTLLNVITRATVALPEFFSGYLLILIFAITLAWAPSNSSITADMPLTAKLSAISLPCATLVLAILGHMSNMTRAALIAAQSSAYVDTALLKGLSPSRILWRHVLPNAIGPIINVVAINLAYLMVGVVIVENVFVYPGLGQYMVDSISKRDIPVMQDCALLLAGIYILLNLLADVMALISNPRLRHNR; this is translated from the coding sequence ATGGTGCTGGTGCGCCTGTTTTATGGCGTGCTGGTGGTGCTCGCGGTCTCGGTGCTGATTTTTGCCGGTGTGCAGCTGCTGCCGGGCAATGCCGCGACGGCTATTCTGGGCCAGAGCGCGACGCCGGATGCCATTCGCGAACTGAATCTCCAGCTCGGGCTGGATAAACCGGCCGTCAGCCGCTATCTGAGCTGGTTGTTTGGCGTGCTGCACGGTGATTTCGGCACCAGTTTTTCTACCCGTGAAGCCATCAGCGGTCCGCTGTTTACCCGTCTGGGCAATACGCTGTTTCTAGCCGGATGCACCGCCGCGATTGCGGTTCCGCTGGCGCTGCTGATCGGGTTTATCTCAGTGCGCTATCACGGCAGTGTTATTGATACGCTGCTCAATGTGATCACCCGCGCGACGGTCGCGTTGCCGGAGTTTTTCTCCGGTTATCTGCTGATCCTGATTTTTGCCATCACGCTGGCGTGGGCGCCAAGCAACAGCAGTATCACGGCAGATATGCCGCTGACGGCCAAACTTTCAGCGATTTCCCTGCCGTGTGCCACGCTGGTGCTGGCGATCCTCGGGCATATGAGCAACATGACCCGTGCTGCGCTGATTGCCGCGCAAAGTTCGGCGTATGTCGACACTGCGCTGCTGAAAGGGTTGTCGCCGTCGCGCATTTTGTGGCGTCACGTTTTACCCAATGCTATCGGGCCGATTATTAACGTCGTGGCGATTAATCTGGCGTATCTGATGGTTGGCGTGGTGATTGTCGAAAACGTGTTTGTGTATCCGGGACTCGGACAATACATGGTCGACAGCATCAGCAAGCGTGATATTCCGGTGATGCAGGACTGCGCGCTGTTACTGGCCGGCATTTATATCCTGCTGAATTTGCTGGCAGATGTGATGGCGCTGATCTCAAATCCGCGTTTACGCCACAACCGCTGA